DNA from Candidatus Dependentiae bacterium:
GATTGATTTCGCCATATAAAGATTCAAGTTCTTTTAATTGTTCTTGATTTAGCGCGCCTTCTTGCTCGCTAAACTCGAAATTTAACATTGCCGAAGTATTCAAACCGCTTGGTTTTTTTTGCATATCGATTATTCCTTAGTGGTTGCCTTTAATTTGAGGTCTTTTTTGACCATCATTTAAGGTTAAAAGGGTTAAAAAATGATAAAATATTACAAAACAAACTATCTACTAGCCGCTTAATTACAAATCAACAAATTTTGATTGGTAGATTTGATAAAAAGATTTTAGAAATCAGCATTATCCTAGCTTGCAAACAGTACAATAAAAAGTATCAAAAAATTTTCATGTAGTCAAATAAGCCCAATTTTAAAAGACTAAAAAATTTTGAGCTATTTCTAACTTTTGCTAAACTCTTAAAATGTTTGAAAATAAACATTATTTATTGGAGTTTTAAGATTAAAAAGGAAAAAGTATGTTTTCAAAAGTTCGTGGAACTGAAGATTTGCTTGATTTAACATTGTACAATTTTCTCATTGATGAATTTAAAAAACATTTAAATTTATATAATTTTATAGAAATTCAAACTCCGATTTTGGAACATACAAATCTTTTTGTACGCTCGCTTGGTAGTGAAACGGATGTGGTAACAAAAGAAATGTACACATTTAAAAGTGGCTCTGAGGAAAGCATTTGTCTTCGTCCGGAAGCAACAGCTCCAACTATGCGGGCTTTTCTTGAAAATCAGCCAGCAACTCCATGGAAAGTTTACGCCCATGGTCCAATGTTTCGACATGAACGTCCTCAAAAAGGTCGATGGAGGCAATTTTCTCAATTTAATATAGAAATTATTGGAGCAAGCTCCATCGCTCAAGATGCAAACATTATAAAAATGTTTGATTCTTTTTTTAGTGAAAAACTAAAATTTCAAAATTATATCTTAAAAATCAATTTTTTAGGCGTTTCTTCAGATCGAGTAAAGTTTAAAGAAGAGCTTTATAAATTTTTGCAAAAAAATGAAAACGATATTTGTGAAACATGTAAAGTGCGCAAAGAAAAAAATATTTTGCGAGTATTTGACTGCAAAGAAGAGAAATGTGCAGCTCTTTATAAAACTGCGCCAAAACTAGTTGATTTTTTATCAGACGAATCCAAACAAGAATGGGAATATCTTCAAAAATTATTAACACATCTATCGGTTAATTTTGTTTATGATAGTTCCCTTGTCAGAGGTTTAGACTATTACAACAAAACTGTTTTTGAATTTTGTTCTTCAGATTTGGGAGCGCAAACAGCTTTTGGTGGCGGAGGAAGATATGATGGTTTAGCTTTAGAGCTTGGTTCAAGTCAAGATTATCCATCGATTGGCGCAGGTTTTGGGATTGGTAGAATTCTTATGATCTTGGATTTAATAAAAGATAAGCTTGTTTTGCCCCAAACACCTTCACTTAATGTGATTATTCCGCTTTCAAAAGATGAAGTTAGTTTAGCCTTGTTACTTGCAGATGCTATGCAAGCTGCAAATTTGTGTACAGATTTAATTTTGGATAATGCATCTGTGACCAACATGATGAAAAAAGCTAATAAAATGGGGGCAAAATATGTTCTCATTTTGGGCGAGAGTGAGAGAATGGCGGGAACTGTTTCGGTCAAAAATATGCAAACAGGGGAAGCAAAAGTAATTAAGCAATCGGAAGTTGTATCGTTTTTAAAATAAGAATTAGGGAATAATTTATGAAATTACAAAAAATATTACTTTTGTGTTTAGCCTTAAACATTTATTTATTATCTGCAGATAAAATAATTTCTTTTAAAGAAGTGGATATTTTGGTTAAAGGTCCTGTTTCAGGGTTACTTATTAATGAAAAATATCCTATTGAATATTCAAAATTTAAAACAGTTACGTCTGTTTTAGAAACGATAGTATCATTAAGAACGCAATATTTAAGTAGATTAGATTTAGATCCTATTAAAAAATCAGAAATGATGGGAAATGAGTTAGTGAGATTTTTACAAGCTAAACGTTGCGAAGAAGATGAAGCTAATTTTCTTTTAATTGTTTTGGATGTGCTGAAAGCTTTAGATGTTCCAGAAATTAGAAGTAAAGAAGTTGTAGAATTTTATAATTGTTATGGAATAAATATTAGGAGATAAAATATATGAAAAAATTAATTAAATTGGCTTTAGTTTCTTTGACAATTGCGAGTTTTGCTCTTGCAATGGAGGCTATGCCAAGAAGAAAAAATAGCTTATCGTTACGTTATTTAAAGGCTAATGAGGAAACAACAAAAAATCCAACGGAGGCTATTAGGTTTTCGGATAAAGAAAGTGCGCGGACTTTTATTGCTGAAATAATGAAGTCCAATTTTAGTGTAACGACCAATTCTGTATTGTACATTCCAAAAAGCTTCACATTAGAAGGATTGAATTTTTGGGTAATTTCTGTTATTGAACCAGAGGATTCTACTTTAACTAACGAACAAGAAAAACAGCAATAAAATAATCGCTACAAAATAAACAGAATCAAATCGGTCTAATAATCCACCATGTCCAGGCAAAATTGAGCCGGTGTCTTTGACGCCGGCTTTTCTTTTTAAAAATGATTCGAAAATATCGCCGCCAAAAGCCACAAGTGTTAACAGGATCGAAATTGAAACTGTTTGATATAAATTTTTGTGAAGTAAAAATAAATTAACAATTGTTACAAAGGCAAAGCTCCCAAGCAATCCTTCAAATGTTTTTTTAGGGCTTATTTGCGGACAAATTTTGTGTTTGCCTAAAAATTTACCTACAAAATATCCAGCCGTGTCCGCCGTCCATGCGATTAAAAATGGATAAAGCGCGATTAATTTGTTTGAGCTGTAAAAGTGTTTTGTTAAATAAATTAAACAAATGGTTGGAAGTATTGGATAAAGTGGTGTGATAAGCCAAAAATTTAAACTTTTAGGATTAATGATTTTAGGCCATTCAAATATTAAAATGTAAATCAAAACTGCTAACAAAATAATTGTGCATAAGTTAGCAGAATAAAAAAAACATCCGAAGAATAAAATTCCACTTATTGTTCCTGTCAAAATTCGCTTTAATGTTTCATTCATACTAAAAACCTCATCAATATAAAAATTATCAAATTTGTATAAAAGGCTGCCAAAATATCATCGAGCATTATACCTAATCCGCCATTTATTTTTTCTACTTTTTTAATCAAAAATGGTTTGAAAATATCAAAAAATCTAAAAATAAAAAAAGTTGCAAAATACCAAACAAAGTTTTGGGGTAACATGAAAGTTGCAAACCACATTCCGACTACTTCATCAATAACAATTTGCGCGGGATCTTTTTGTCCTAATTTTTCAGCTACAAATTTAGAAGAAACTACACCTAGGGTGAATAAGATAAATAAAATTTGAAAGAATGTTATTGTTTGAACTTGTGGTAAAAATAAAAATAAAAGCATAGCTATGAAACTTGCGATAGTTCCGGGTGCATATTTAATTTTTCCAATATAAAAAAATGTTGTTAAAAATTCGTAAGTTTTAAATACAACTTTGCTTTGATTTATGGCTTTGATTTTATGTAGATAATCCATAGCGCTTTCTATGGTTGAAAATGCTATAAAGAATGTAAAAATCGGTAAAATATAAGATGATGCAATTACCAAAAGTTGTATTTCCGATGCAAAGTAAAATTTGCAAAGTAAAAACAAAAATAAAAAATAAATAAATATAAATTGGAATGTGGTTTTAAATTTTGCATTTTTAGAAGTTTGTAATGAATTTCCTGTTTTTATCATGAAAATTCTCAAACAAGTTATTAGTAAATCTCGAATAAAAATTATTATCAAAAACCAAAGCGGTATAATGTTTAGAAAATAAAAAGCTGCAAATGTAGATAAGATTAATACTTTGTCTGCGAGCGGATCTAAAAATTTTCCAAACTCAGAATTTGCATTATATTTTCGTGCGACTTTACCATCAAAAAAATCTGTAATGCTTGCAATAGTAAAAATTACAATCGCAATAAAATAATGATTTTCATTGAAGATAAAATATAAAAAAAGTGGCGTAAGTAATATACGGAATAGGGTTAAGATGTTTGGCAAAAAGTACATTTTATTTTATTTAAAACTTCTTGTGGGGTAATGGATTTAATATGGAGATCTTTAGGGGCAAATATTATTTTGGATTCCTCAAGCTTGTATGGTTTCCACTCTGGAGATTTTGTTCTCATGAGTGCAATTTGCGGAATTTTTAAAGCTTGAGCCAAATGCATTGTAGATGTTTCTACGGAGATTACTAAGTTACAGAGTGAAAGCATTGCAGGTAGTTCAAAAAAACTTTCTTTTGCTGTAAAAAAGATGATGTTTTCATTTTTATAAATTTCTTTTTTATTTTCAAAGTTTTCAACTTCTTGTGGTGGTATGTTTACAATGAAATTTTGGTTGGCAAATTTTGGAATTTTTTTTAGCTCTGATATCAATGAAGCTACATTTTCCATTGGCCAGCTTCTTTTTTTATTGCTTGCAAAAGCATTGATAAAAACTGATGATCGATTTTTCATTTGTGGATGTTTTGCTAAAACTGAAGTTTCTATTTTTTTATCAATCTCGATTTGTGGTAATTTTTCTTCATCTTTTAATTTAAAATTAAATAGTCTTTCAAACCAGAAGCCATAAAGATCTGTTATGTGACAATTTGGTAGAGAATCTTTTAAAAACATATTTAAATTTCTGTCATATTTCTCTTCATTACTTCGAATTCCAGCTTTAAAAGCAGATTTACTTATTTTTTCAGTGTAATCATTGTAAACCCAAGGGCGCAGGCATCCAAACGAGATTACTTGAATATAATTTTCAGCGGCTGCTTTTTGTAAAAATTCTTTTTTAGATTTGGGATTCGATGTTACATGATAAACGATATCGAAGATATTGCTTTTTTTTGCCCATTCTACGACAGCATTTGATTGTTGTGGTTTTTTGAAAAAATTAAACCAAAAGCTTGATTTTCCACGGCTTTCATCGACACAAAGATCTATTTTTAAAAAAGAAAGTTTTTCTGTTAATTTTTTAAAATATGGTTGCATGTATAAAAAGTCGCCAATTGCAAGATGAGTTATAAAAAGTGTTTTTTTAGAGGACATTTTGAACTTGCTCTCGGATTTTTTCAAGTTCCACTTTGATATTAACAGCAAGAGTATTTAGATCAAAGTTTGATCCCTTAGCGGTAATTGTATTGATTTCGCGGGCAAGTTCTTGCAAAACAAAATCTAAATGTTTTCCCTTTTCGGCGTCTTTATTTTTTATTATTTTTTTTGCATTATCGAGGTGACTTTGAAATCTTATGACTTCTTCGTTTATGTCCATTTTGTTAAGGATTGCATATGCATTTTCAAGTTGTCCTTTTGCTTCTTCGTTTCCTTCTTGTGCGGAGGAAAGTGTTTTAGAAACCAAGTTTTTTTGTTCTTTCATCAATTGTTCATTTATTTTCTTAATTTTTTCCATCAAAGAAGTACAGCTTTTTATGCGGTCTTCTAAATCTTTTTGAATGCATGCTCCTTCATTTCTTCTAGATTTAGCAAGCTTTTCAGCTGCTTTTTTTATAGCATCCAAAATCGCATCGATTACGGTTTTAGTGATTTCTATTTTTTCTGTTACAAAAACATTGGGCAGTGAAAGTATGTCGGAAATGGTGATATTTCCTTGAAGTTGAAATTTGGATTTTAATGTTTTTGCTGCTGTTATGTATGATTCGACAACGGAAATGGAGGGAGAAATTTTTTGAAGTTCATTATCGCCAGATTCTGTTGAAATCGTAAGATAAATTCGTCCTCTTAAAATGTTATTTTTGAGCATGGAAGTTATATCATTTTCAAGAAAAATCAGACTGTTTGGAAATCTACATGTGATTTCAAAAAATCTAGAATTGATCGATTTTAGTTCGATGTTGAGATTTATTTTTTTCTTTTTATTTAAGTTTATTTCTACTATTTGATTTCCGTAACCTGTCATACTAAGCAGCATTGTACATCTCCTTTTATTTTAAATTGGCAAAGACGCTGTTAACATCAT
Protein-coding regions in this window:
- a CDS encoding histidine--tRNA ligase, producing the protein MFSKVRGTEDLLDLTLYNFLIDEFKKHLNLYNFIEIQTPILEHTNLFVRSLGSETDVVTKEMYTFKSGSEESICLRPEATAPTMRAFLENQPATPWKVYAHGPMFRHERPQKGRWRQFSQFNIEIIGASSIAQDANIIKMFDSFFSEKLKFQNYILKINFLGVSSDRVKFKEELYKFLQKNENDICETCKVRKEKNILRVFDCKEEKCAALYKTAPKLVDFLSDESKQEWEYLQKLLTHLSVNFVYDSSLVRGLDYYNKTVFEFCSSDLGAQTAFGGGGRYDGLALELGSSQDYPSIGAGFGIGRILMILDLIKDKLVLPQTPSLNVIIPLSKDEVSLALLLADAMQAANLCTDLILDNASVTNMMKKANKMGAKYVLILGESERMAGTVSVKNMQTGEAKVIKQSEVVSFLK
- the pgsA gene encoding CDP-diacylglycerol--glycerol-3-phosphate 3-phosphatidyltransferase, yielding MYFLPNILTLFRILLTPLFLYFIFNENHYFIAIVIFTIASITDFFDGKVARKYNANSEFGKFLDPLADKVLILSTFAAFYFLNIIPLWFLIIIFIRDLLITCLRIFMIKTGNSLQTSKNAKFKTTFQFIFIYFLFLFLLCKFYFASEIQLLVIASSYILPIFTFFIAFSTIESAMDYLHKIKAINQSKVVFKTYEFLTTFFYIGKIKYAPGTIASFIAMLLFLFLPQVQTITFFQILFILFTLGVVSSKFVAEKLGQKDPAQIVIDEVVGMWFATFMLPQNFVWYFATFFIFRFFDIFKPFLIKKVEKINGGLGIMLDDILAAFYTNLIIFILMRFLV
- a CDS encoding YicC family protein; amino-acid sequence: MLLSMTGYGNQIVEINLNKKKKINLNIELKSINSRFFEITCRFPNSLIFLENDITSMLKNNILRGRIYLTISTESGDNELQKISPSISVVESYITAAKTLKSKFQLQGNITISDILSLPNVFVTEKIEITKTVIDAILDAIKKAAEKLAKSRRNEGACIQKDLEDRIKSCTSLMEKIKKINEQLMKEQKNLVSKTLSSAQEGNEEAKGQLENAYAILNKMDINEEVIRFQSHLDNAKKIIKNKDAEKGKHLDFVLQELAREINTITAKGSNFDLNTLAVNIKVELEKIREQVQNVL